A single Mixta calida DNA region contains:
- a CDS encoding IS1-like element IS1A family transposase (programmed frameshift): MASVSISCPSCSATDGVVRNGKSTAGHQRYLCSHCRKTWQLQFTYTASQPGTHQKIIDMAMNGVGCRATARIMGVGLNTILRHFKKLRPQSVTSRIQPGSDVIVCAEMDEQWGYVGAKSRQRWLFYAYDRLRKTVVAHVFGERTMATLGRLMSLLSPFDVVIWMTDGWPLYESRLKGKLHVISKRYTQRIERHNLNLRQHLARLGRKSLSFSKSVELHDKVIGHYLNIKHYQ, translated from the exons GTGGCTTCTGTTTCTATCAGCTGTCCCTCCTGTTCAGCTACAGACGGGGTGGTGCGTAACGGTAAAAGTACTGCCGGACATCAGCGCTATCTCTGCTCTCACTGCCGTAAAACATGGCAGTTACAGTTCACATACACAGCCTCTCAACCCGGTACGCACCAGAAAATCATTGATATGGCCATGAATGGCGTTGGATGCCGGGCAACCGCCCGCATTATGGGCGTTGGCCTCAACACGATTTTACGTCACT TTAAAAAACTCAGGCCGCAGTCGGTAACCTCGCGCATACAGCCGGGCAGTGACGTCATCGTCTGCGCGGAAATGGACGAACAGTGGGGCTATGTCGGGGCTAAATCGCGCCAGCGCTGGCTGTTTTACGCGTATGACAGGCTCCGGAAGACGGTTGTTGCGCACGTATTCGGTGAACGCACTATGGCGACGCTGGGTCGTCTTATGAGCCTGCTGTCACCCTTTGACGTGGTGATATGGATGACGGATGGCTGGCCGCTGTATGAATCCCGCCTGAAGGGAAAGCTGCACGTAATCAGCAAGCGATATACGCAGCGAATTGAGCGGCATAACCTGAATCTGAGGCAGCACCTGGCACGGCTGGGACGGAAGTCGCTGTCGTTCTCAAAATCGGTGGAGCTGCATGATAAAGTCATCGGGCATTATCTGAACATAAAACACTATCAATAA
- a CDS encoding cation:proton antiporter, with amino-acid sequence MDFLGWTATSGGLLLVMSLASGWIHRGPVTSFGLFLLFGILFGPWALDLVRLDVLTHPDLAAHITEITIAASLFITGLKLRLPLKASSWRIGGLLAFPAMLLTVLGMMMVVHWITGFSWPLSLAFAAIVAPTDPVLASLISVNHAGDDDAMRVALSSEAGMNDGSALPLLMLALLLFQGQEPVSAGLFGHWLLKDVLWAIGMGSLIGYSFGRLIGIMATRLRSVHNDIAPNDFLALALIAISYAAAQTVEASGFLAAFAAGIGLRHAEVYVVKTFPPEQLPEDNRMAPAELLVNPNQRHLQEDYGPAHSVGLVVGDALSFGDTVERLLAALMVVALGVTLALHWNPAGLLLAAVLFLVIRPLAVWISTIGTGMPTGRRWLIGWLGIRGIGSINYIAYAWMHGMSGPQAETMVDMALTLVAASVVVHGITVTPLLKRRQVWQAARRQKEEERRKARQQVKERENAQR; translated from the coding sequence ATGGATTTCCTTGGCTGGACCGCCACCAGTGGCGGCTTATTACTGGTTATGTCACTGGCGTCGGGATGGATTCACCGTGGGCCGGTGACTTCTTTTGGTCTGTTTTTACTGTTTGGCATCCTGTTCGGGCCATGGGCGCTCGACTTGGTCAGGCTCGATGTGCTGACCCATCCCGATCTGGCGGCGCATATTACTGAAATCACCATTGCCGCCTCGCTGTTTATCACCGGGCTGAAGCTGCGCTTGCCGCTGAAAGCGAGCAGCTGGCGCATCGGCGGCCTGCTGGCGTTCCCCGCTATGCTGCTGACGGTGCTCGGCATGATGATGGTGGTGCACTGGATCACCGGCTTTTCCTGGCCGCTGTCGCTGGCGTTCGCCGCGATCGTCGCGCCAACCGATCCGGTGCTGGCCAGCCTGATATCCGTCAACCATGCGGGCGACGACGACGCGATGCGCGTGGCGCTCTCCAGCGAGGCGGGAATGAACGACGGTTCGGCACTGCCGCTGCTGATGCTGGCGCTGCTGCTGTTTCAGGGTCAGGAGCCGGTCTCTGCCGGGCTGTTCGGCCACTGGCTGCTGAAAGATGTACTGTGGGCGATCGGCATGGGATCGCTGATCGGCTACAGCTTTGGCCGCCTGATCGGCATTATGGCCACTCGACTGCGCAGCGTGCACAACGATATCGCGCCAAATGATTTTCTTGCGCTGGCGCTGATCGCCATTAGCTATGCGGCGGCGCAGACGGTTGAAGCCTCCGGCTTCCTTGCCGCTTTTGCCGCAGGCATCGGGCTGCGTCACGCGGAAGTTTACGTGGTGAAAACCTTTCCGCCGGAACAGCTGCCGGAAGACAACCGCATGGCGCCGGCGGAGCTGCTGGTCAACCCTAACCAGCGCCATTTGCAGGAAGATTACGGCCCGGCGCATTCGGTAGGGCTGGTGGTGGGTGATGCGCTGTCGTTTGGCGATACGGTGGAGCGTCTGCTGGCGGCGCTGATGGTGGTGGCGCTGGGCGTCACGCTGGCGTTGCACTGGAACCCCGCCGGCCTGCTGCTGGCTGCGGTTCTGTTTCTGGTGATCCGTCCGCTGGCGGTCTGGATTTCGACCATCGGCACCGGCATGCCGACGGGACGGCGCTGGTTGATTGGCTGGCTCGGCATTCGCGGCATCGGCAGTATCAACTATATTGCTTACGCCTGGATGCACGGCATGTCCGGGCCGCAGGCGGAAACGATGGTGGATATGGCGTTGACGCTGGTGGCCGCCAGCGTGGTGGTCCACGGCATCACGGTGACGCCGTTGCTGAAACGGCGTCAGGTCTGGCAGGCAGCGCGGCGTCAGAAGGAAGAGGAACGGCGCAAAGCGCGCCAGCAGGTCAAAGAACGGGAGAACGCGCAGCGGTAA
- a CDS encoding alpha/beta hydrolase: MISRRRFLLGAGASLFSIKTGNLFARQNVIPLWPETPPGGGGPSGALHINKSGSWSNIVCPSIQRFQPGKPNGEAVLIAAGGGYCWIGMGREAWPVARWLNGFGYTTYVLSYRLPGEKWHAGPLAALQDAQRAIRLVRTMENRVHALGFSAGAHLLGMAAARPDYATYAPQDELDAVAPSVDSVGLIYPVITLQAPYNHTVTHRMLAGRHATPEQEAQWSIENFVTPAYPPTFLAQAEDDRISPPQNTLIMREACRRKGVPVELVQISRGGHGFGLGQAGTPAAIWDQAYALWLQSRRRRRVPLRTESI; this comes from the coding sequence ATGATTAGTCGTCGGCGTTTTCTTCTGGGGGCCGGCGCCAGTTTATTTTCTATCAAGACCGGCAACCTGTTCGCGCGTCAGAATGTGATTCCGCTATGGCCGGAAACGCCGCCCGGCGGCGGCGGGCCGTCCGGGGCGCTGCATATCAATAAGTCCGGTTCCTGGTCCAATATCGTCTGTCCATCGATTCAGCGTTTTCAGCCGGGGAAACCTAACGGCGAAGCGGTGCTGATCGCGGCGGGCGGCGGCTACTGCTGGATCGGCATGGGGCGCGAAGCCTGGCCGGTGGCGCGCTGGCTGAACGGCTTCGGCTATACCACCTATGTGTTGAGCTACCGGCTGCCCGGCGAAAAATGGCATGCCGGGCCGCTGGCGGCGTTGCAGGATGCGCAGCGGGCGATCCGGCTGGTGCGGACGATGGAGAATCGCGTGCATGCGCTGGGCTTCTCCGCCGGCGCGCATCTGCTGGGCATGGCGGCCGCGCGGCCCGACTACGCCACTTACGCGCCGCAGGATGAGCTGGACGCCGTCGCGCCGTCGGTTGACAGCGTGGGGCTGATCTATCCGGTGATTACGCTCCAGGCGCCTTATAACCATACCGTGACCCACCGCATGCTGGCGGGCCGACACGCTACGCCAGAGCAGGAAGCGCAGTGGTCGATTGAAAACTTCGTCACGCCCGCCTATCCGCCGACTTTCCTGGCGCAGGCGGAGGACGATCGCATTTCGCCGCCGCAGAATACCCTGATTATGCGTGAAGCCTGCCGCCGCAAGGGCGTGCCGGTGGAGCTGGTGCAGATCAGCCGTGGCGGTCACGGCTTTGGATTAGGGCAGGCGGGCACGCCCGCCGCCATCTGGGATCAGGCCTATGCGCTCTGGTTGCAGTCGCGCCGCCGTCGCCGCGTGCCGCTGCGCACCGAGTCGATTTAA
- the adhP gene encoding alcohol dehydrogenase AdhP, whose translation MKAAVVTKDHRVEVVEKTLRSLKHGEARLKMECCGVCHTDLHVKNGDFGDATGIILGHEGIGIVEEIGPGVTSLKPGDRASVAWFYEGCGHCEYCNSGNETLCRSAKNAGYSVDGGMAEACIVVADYAVKVPDGLDPAAASSVTCAGVTTYKAVKVSGIRPGKWIAIYGLGGLGNLALQYAKNVFNAKVIAVDINDDQLAFATEMGADMAINSRNEDAAKIIQERVGGAHAAVVTAVAKAAFNSAVDAMRAGGRIVAVGLPPESMSLNIPRLVLDGIEVVGSLVGTREDLAEAFQFAAEGKVVPRVQRRAIDEINEIFHEMESGKIRGRMVIDFTHK comes from the coding sequence ATGAAAGCAGCTGTTGTCACCAAAGATCATCGCGTTGAAGTTGTGGAAAAAACGCTGCGCTCGCTGAAACATGGCGAAGCGCGTCTGAAAATGGAGTGCTGCGGCGTCTGTCATACCGACCTGCACGTTAAGAACGGCGATTTCGGCGACGCGACCGGCATTATTCTCGGCCATGAGGGCATCGGTATTGTGGAAGAGATCGGGCCGGGCGTTACTTCGCTGAAGCCGGGCGATCGCGCCAGCGTCGCCTGGTTTTATGAGGGATGCGGACACTGCGAATATTGCAACAGCGGCAATGAAACCCTGTGCCGCAGCGCAAAAAACGCTGGCTACAGCGTCGACGGCGGCATGGCTGAAGCGTGCATCGTCGTCGCCGACTACGCGGTAAAAGTACCGGACGGCCTCGATCCGGCGGCGGCCAGCAGCGTGACCTGCGCGGGCGTCACCACTTATAAGGCGGTAAAAGTCTCCGGCATTCGTCCGGGCAAATGGATCGCCATCTACGGGCTGGGCGGCCTGGGCAACCTGGCGTTGCAGTACGCGAAAAACGTCTTTAACGCGAAGGTCATCGCGGTAGATATCAATGACGATCAGCTCGCGTTCGCCACGGAAATGGGCGCGGATATGGCGATTAACTCGCGCAATGAAGATGCGGCGAAAATCATTCAGGAGCGCGTCGGCGGCGCTCATGCGGCGGTGGTCACCGCGGTCGCCAAAGCCGCCTTTAACTCCGCCGTCGACGCCATGCGCGCCGGGGGACGCATCGTCGCCGTCGGCCTGCCGCCGGAGTCGATGAGCCTGAATATTCCGCGTCTGGTGCTGGACGGCATTGAGGTGGTCGGCTCGCTGGTCGGCACTCGTGAAGATCTGGCGGAAGCATTCCAGTTCGCGGCGGAAGGCAAAGTGGTGCCGCGCGTGCAGCGCCGCGCCATTGACGAGATTAATGAAATCTTTCATGAGATGGAGAGCGGGAAAATCCGTGGCCGCATGGTGATCGATTTCACCCATAAATAG
- a CDS encoding glycoside hydrolase family 15 protein, whose product MKNMTYHSPAREKGYAGLGDYAAIGEGRSVALIAPDGAIDWWCAPNLDSPPLFDRILDASNGGYFQVAPTAPWRMQRHYRENSNVLETRYQTDSGEVLITESLNSTLAGRLPWNELARRVEGVSGEVEMQVIFQPGTRAETCSPWHNKVNGHPLWHIGELMAMLRLTDDVRIEQCDDVRLTATFTTSPASRSLVALVTTEREPLAIPAPEKIDERIETSHTAWRDWADGLADHGRYDSHVRRSALALKFLWYSPTGALAAAATSSLPEKLGNDKNYDYRYAWIRDACLIIKAFVYLGSLEDCKAAFSWLSNTIRRHDGGLRACYTLEGGQVPEERNPPLEGYQGTQPVRVGNNARDQVQISMYGDMLATARLFIRAGHVLDLSTSRLLGKLANHCADSWRQKDSGIWELPEEQHYTHSKMACWLALDQAVKLAEDSHIEPTWVGRWERERDRIRDWIETHCWSEQRQAYTFYAGTERLDAAVALTHYYGSKVNPQRMLSTLTQIREELGRGGVMLYRYSDVEKEEATFVACSFWMVEALAELGEREAAQRAMDEILEQLCQRGNVEIFNEMFDIHTQNWLGNMPQGLSHLSLVCAANALADANPGHRV is encoded by the coding sequence GTGAAGAACATGACCTACCATTCTCCCGCCCGCGAAAAAGGCTATGCCGGGCTGGGCGACTACGCTGCGATTGGCGAAGGCCGTTCCGTCGCGCTGATTGCGCCCGACGGCGCCATCGACTGGTGGTGCGCGCCTAATCTCGATTCGCCGCCGCTGTTCGACCGTATTCTTGACGCCAGCAACGGCGGCTATTTTCAGGTGGCGCCGACCGCGCCGTGGCGAATGCAGCGCCACTATCGGGAGAACAGTAATGTACTGGAGACGCGCTACCAGACCGACAGCGGCGAGGTGCTGATAACGGAATCGCTGAACAGCACCCTGGCGGGACGATTGCCGTGGAATGAGCTGGCGCGACGCGTGGAAGGGGTAAGCGGCGAGGTGGAGATGCAGGTGATTTTCCAGCCCGGCACGCGCGCGGAAACCTGCTCACCCTGGCATAACAAGGTTAACGGCCATCCGCTGTGGCACATCGGCGAACTGATGGCGATGCTGCGCCTGACCGATGATGTGCGCATCGAACAGTGCGACGATGTGCGGCTGACCGCCACCTTTACCACCTCGCCGGCGTCGCGCTCGCTGGTGGCGCTGGTGACCACCGAGCGCGAGCCGCTGGCGATCCCGGCGCCGGAGAAAATCGATGAGCGCATCGAAACCAGCCATACCGCCTGGCGCGACTGGGCTGACGGGCTGGCGGATCACGGGCGCTACGACAGTCATGTCAGGCGCTCGGCGCTGGCGCTGAAGTTTCTCTGGTATTCGCCGACCGGCGCGCTGGCGGCGGCGGCCACCTCCTCGCTGCCGGAAAAGCTCGGCAACGATAAAAACTACGATTACCGCTACGCCTGGATACGCGACGCCTGCCTGATTATCAAGGCGTTTGTTTATCTGGGATCGCTGGAAGACTGTAAGGCGGCGTTTTCCTGGCTGTCGAACACCATTCGCCGTCACGACGGCGGCCTGCGCGCCTGCTATACACTGGAGGGCGGCCAGGTGCCGGAAGAGCGCAATCCGCCGCTGGAAGGCTATCAGGGCACGCAGCCGGTGCGGGTCGGCAACAACGCCCGCGATCAGGTTCAGATCAGCATGTATGGCGATATGCTGGCGACCGCGCGATTGTTTATCCGTGCGGGCCACGTCCTGGATCTCTCAACGTCGCGTCTGCTCGGCAAGCTGGCGAACCACTGCGCCGACAGCTGGCGGCAGAAGGATTCCGGCATCTGGGAACTGCCTGAAGAACAGCACTATACTCACTCGAAAATGGCCTGCTGGCTGGCGCTCGACCAGGCGGTCAAGCTGGCGGAAGACAGCCATATTGAACCGACCTGGGTAGGGCGCTGGGAGCGTGAGCGCGATCGTATCCGCGACTGGATCGAGACGCACTGCTGGTCAGAGCAGCGCCAGGCCTACACCTTTTACGCCGGGACGGAACGGCTCGATGCGGCGGTGGCGCTGACGCACTATTACGGCAGCAAAGTGAACCCGCAGCGGATGCTGTCGACGCTGACGCAAATCCGCGAGGAATTAGGACGCGGCGGCGTGATGCTCTATCGCTATTCCGACGTGGAGAAAGAGGAGGCCACCTTTGTCGCCTGCTCTTTCTGGATGGTGGAGGCGCTGGCGGAGCTGGGCGAGCGCGAGGCGGCGCAGCGCGCGATGGATGAGATCCTGGAGCAGCTCTGTCAGCGCGGCAACGTGGAAATCTTTAATGAGATGTTTGATATCCATACGCAGAACTGGCTGGGCAATATGCCGCAGGGACTGAGCCATCTTTCGCTGGTTTGCGCCGCCAACGCGCTGGCGGACGCTAATCCGGGACATCGGGTGTAA
- a CDS encoding fimbrial protein, with product MHTLLRALGLSLALMAGLWSQAGQAENCGPATSQMTINLQNIKYLPTLPSDMQMTTPMADNGGGVHFTCDRQAPTATWKRIVYQQNGAPETIINGRHVFPSSIKGIGYALGLQCNGGAIRYIDGADAPAGSESVTLCDSRQTASMLDLRELIVKIYVIFYKTGNVELIDGNHRQMDPLPHIGKLYIEYQPAGAASSVTSPAATLDLAAMNVDIGQQGSCQVTRSTINVDLGTVSRTDFHGKGQTAGNVKTFSLPVYCTARTDIRVGFFGVTAAADMPDTLALTQQADAARGVGVKLRYGQNPAPAPAAGTPVKINEASNLPVVKTITASDAGHAENINFTAEYVQTEERVSAGTANSMATFVLIYN from the coding sequence ATGCATACATTATTGCGCGCGCTCGGCTTATCCCTTGCGCTAATGGCGGGTCTCTGGAGCCAGGCTGGTCAGGCGGAAAACTGCGGTCCGGCAACGTCGCAGATGACCATCAACCTGCAAAATATTAAATACCTGCCGACGCTGCCGTCGGATATGCAAATGACGACTCCGATGGCGGACAACGGCGGCGGGGTTCATTTTACCTGCGATCGTCAGGCGCCGACGGCGACATGGAAACGCATTGTGTATCAGCAAAATGGCGCACCTGAAACGATTATCAATGGCCGCCACGTTTTTCCCAGCAGTATCAAGGGAATCGGTTATGCGCTCGGCCTACAGTGCAACGGCGGCGCGATTCGCTATATCGACGGCGCCGACGCGCCAGCCGGCAGCGAGTCCGTTACGCTATGCGACAGCAGGCAGACTGCCTCAATGCTTGACCTGCGCGAGCTTATCGTAAAGATCTACGTGATCTTTTACAAAACCGGCAACGTAGAGTTGATCGATGGCAACCACAGACAGATGGATCCGCTCCCGCACATTGGAAAACTTTATATAGAATATCAGCCAGCGGGCGCGGCAAGCAGCGTGACCAGCCCTGCCGCGACGCTCGATCTGGCGGCGATGAACGTCGATATTGGTCAGCAAGGCAGTTGCCAGGTCACCCGATCCACTATCAATGTCGATCTTGGCACCGTAAGCCGCACGGATTTCCATGGCAAAGGCCAGACCGCAGGCAATGTAAAAACGTTTTCGCTACCGGTGTACTGCACCGCGAGAACAGACATCAGGGTCGGCTTTTTCGGCGTTACCGCCGCTGCCGATATGCCTGATACCCTGGCCTTAACCCAGCAGGCCGATGCGGCGCGCGGCGTGGGCGTAAAGCTGAGATACGGTCAAAATCCCGCCCCGGCTCCAGCCGCAGGCACCCCCGTCAAGATTAACGAGGCCAGCAACCTGCCGGTGGTAAAAACCATTACGGCAAGCGACGCTGGCCACGCGGAGAACATCAACTTTACCGCGGAGTATGTGCAGACCGAAGAAAGGGTGTCGGCGGGAACCGCCAACAGCATGGCGACCTTTGTATTGATCTATAACTAA
- a CDS encoding fimbria/pilus outer membrane usher protein, whose protein sequence is MAKKASSASWHGRFPLHAPAGSAALLAAVPAALFMLCHYRPARAEDYFDPAALELSDPYQKTADLHYFAKAGGQQPGDYLVTVLVNNQEMEQRNVTFVEENGRLQPVLTVAQLAEYGVNVSAFSSFGKLHEGETLTRIDQYIPDASSQFDFTGLRLYLSIPQAAMNTPGRDYVDPARWNDGIPAAFINYSLSGSQTRQAESDTTTNYLNLRSGVNLGGWRLRNISSMTWDKTRRWQSQSTWLQCDVKTLKSQLRIGDIYTPGDIFTSVQFRGVQLASQDEMLPDSMRGFAPVIRGMAHSNAKVTVSQHGYVIYETYVPPGAFAIKDLNPTAQSGDLQVKVQESNGAVQTFTQPYSAVPFMLREGRLKFSLSAGRYHSGVEQTRTPQFVQTSLYYGLPWAFTLSGGAQLAENYQAYAFGVGHGFGELGSIGLDATLAATEAPSHRHYSGHSLRAQYQKDINLTGTTFSLASYRYSSSGYYEFGEANALESRSGLVNNKRSRKEIAVSQSLGDIGSLTASFYSQQYWHAEGHDETVHLGLYSGWKGISWGVGYYLTKSSDRHKKDRSISFNISVPLNRWLPDHTISYNTLSASNGYSSQQVSLYGTLLDKHNLYYSVQQGYDSQGQGHNGGASLDYHGGYGTAQLGYRHDSLSRQITWGASGSVVAHPHGVTLGQPTDDTFAIVRAPGASHVAIQNGNNIHTDWRGYAVVPTLTPYRKNYITLDTETLADDTDVELEGQTVIPGGGAVVQANYRTHIGNRVLFTLKNKEGPLPFGASARLLVYSEEEGAPASGMVADGGQVYLSGIPDRGAIEARWQSSNVTRKCVMHFRLPNNQRQSPVKTVSGLCL, encoded by the coding sequence ATGGCAAAAAAAGCGTCCTCAGCTAGCTGGCATGGCCGTTTCCCGCTGCACGCCCCGGCAGGAAGCGCAGCGCTGCTTGCTGCGGTTCCCGCAGCGCTTTTTATGCTGTGCCACTACCGCCCGGCGCGAGCTGAAGATTATTTCGACCCGGCGGCGCTGGAGCTCTCCGATCCATACCAGAAAACGGCCGATCTGCACTATTTCGCTAAAGCGGGCGGCCAGCAGCCGGGCGATTATCTGGTGACGGTGCTGGTCAACAACCAGGAGATGGAACAGCGCAACGTCACCTTCGTCGAGGAGAACGGCAGGCTACAGCCGGTGCTGACCGTCGCGCAGCTGGCGGAATATGGCGTTAACGTCAGCGCGTTTTCCTCATTCGGCAAGCTGCATGAAGGCGAAACCCTGACCCGCATCGATCAGTATATTCCCGACGCCAGCAGTCAGTTCGATTTTACCGGGCTGCGTTTGTATTTGAGCATTCCGCAGGCGGCGATGAATACGCCAGGCCGTGACTATGTCGATCCGGCGCGCTGGAACGACGGCATTCCGGCCGCGTTTATCAACTACAGCCTGTCCGGTTCGCAAACCCGCCAGGCAGAAAGCGACACCACCACAAACTATCTGAATTTACGCAGCGGCGTTAACCTCGGCGGCTGGCGGCTGCGCAATATCTCCTCGATGACCTGGGACAAAACCCGCCGCTGGCAGTCGCAGAGCACCTGGCTGCAATGCGACGTGAAAACGCTAAAAAGCCAGCTGCGCATCGGCGATATTTATACGCCCGGCGATATTTTCACCAGCGTGCAGTTTCGCGGCGTGCAGCTGGCTTCGCAGGATGAGATGTTGCCGGACAGCATGCGCGGCTTCGCGCCGGTTATTCGCGGCATGGCGCACAGCAACGCCAAAGTCACCGTTTCGCAGCACGGCTACGTCATCTATGAAACCTACGTTCCGCCGGGCGCCTTCGCAATAAAGGATCTCAATCCCACCGCGCAAAGCGGCGATTTACAGGTGAAGGTTCAGGAGAGCAACGGCGCCGTGCAGACCTTTACCCAGCCTTACTCCGCCGTGCCTTTTATGCTGCGTGAAGGACGCCTGAAATTCAGCCTCAGCGCCGGCCGTTATCATTCAGGCGTTGAGCAGACGCGTACGCCGCAGTTTGTGCAGACGTCGCTCTATTATGGTCTGCCCTGGGCTTTTACCCTTTCCGGCGGCGCGCAGCTGGCGGAAAACTATCAGGCTTACGCCTTCGGCGTCGGGCACGGCTTCGGCGAATTAGGATCGATAGGGTTGGACGCCACGCTGGCCGCGACCGAGGCGCCTTCTCATCGCCACTATTCCGGCCATTCGCTGCGCGCGCAGTACCAGAAAGATATTAACCTGACCGGCACCACTTTCAGTCTCGCCAGCTATCGCTACTCCTCCAGCGGCTACTATGAATTTGGCGAGGCCAACGCGCTGGAAAGCCGCAGCGGGCTGGTGAACAACAAACGCAGCCGCAAAGAGATCGCCGTCAGCCAGTCGCTCGGCGATATCGGCAGCCTCACCGCCTCCTTTTATTCCCAGCAGTACTGGCATGCCGAAGGCCATGATGAGACGGTGCATCTCGGCCTCTACAGCGGATGGAAAGGCATCTCCTGGGGAGTGGGCTACTACCTCACCAAATCATCGGATCGACATAAAAAAGATCGCTCGATCTCCTTCAACATTTCAGTACCGCTGAACCGCTGGCTGCCGGATCACACCATCAGCTATAACACCCTTTCCGCCAGCAACGGCTACAGCTCTCAGCAGGTCTCGCTTTACGGCACGCTGCTGGATAAGCATAACCTCTATTACAGCGTACAACAGGGTTACGATAGCCAGGGGCAAGGGCACAACGGCGGCGCATCGCTCGATTATCACGGCGGATACGGCACCGCGCAGCTGGGCTACCGGCACGATAGCCTGAGTCGCCAGATAACCTGGGGCGCATCAGGCTCGGTGGTGGCGCATCCGCACGGCGTTACGCTCGGCCAGCCTACCGACGACACCTTCGCCATCGTGCGCGCCCCCGGCGCATCGCATGTGGCGATTCAGAACGGCAATAATATTCACACCGACTGGCGCGGTTACGCTGTGGTTCCCACGCTGACGCCTTACCGAAAAAATTACATCACCCTTGATACCGAAACCCTGGCCGACGACACCGACGTCGAGCTGGAAGGACAGACGGTCATCCCTGGCGGCGGCGCCGTCGTACAGGCGAACTACCGCACCCATATCGGCAACCGGGTGCTCTTTACACTGAAAAATAAAGAGGGCCCGCTGCCGTTCGGCGCCAGCGCGCGGCTGCTCGTCTACAGCGAAGAAGAGGGTGCGCCCGCCAGCGGCATGGTCGCCGATGGCGGACAGGTCTATCTGAGCGGCATTCCTGACCGGGGCGCCATTGAGGCGCGCTGGCAGTCCAGTAACGTCACGCGGAAGTGCGTTATGCATTTCCGCCTCCCCAATAACCAGCGGCAGTCTCCGGTAAAAACGGTCAGCGGCCTGTGCTTATAA